GAACGCCCGGGGAGTTCGCGGGGTAGTCGAGCCGTGGGGGCCGTCGGGCGTCGTGGAAGTAGACGGCCTCCAGGAAACCCTGCTCCGTCTCCGCCACGAACGGGTTCGCCACCAGGAAGTCGCGCACCGCCGGGGTGTCCCGCCGGACCCGCAGCCACAACCGCTTGCCGCCGAAGTGGTTGGGCGGCAGGACCACGCGCGTACCGATGAGGCGCTTCGACTGGTAGGTGCCCTTGCTGAGGAAGGGTTCCGTCCCCTGGAAGTCGAGCTGACGCACCCCGTTGGCCGCCGCCCACTCGATGAACAGGACGTTCATCGCCTTGATCACACCGTTCGCGTAGTGCACGTCGGCACCGTCGCGCACTCCCACCAGCCGCGACGTCAGCACGCCGGTCGCGGGGTTCCAGTGGCACAGCCGTCCGGCGATGCGCTCGCCGTCCTCGGTGAGCACGAACAGCCGGCCGGTGCGGAACAGGCACTCGTACGCCGACTCCCGGGATTCGGTGCGCTGCCGGGCGCCGTGCCGGTTGTGCATGGTGGCGCTGTAGTAGTGCTCGTAGAAGTGGTCGAACCAGGCGGCGTCCCGCACGATCTCGCTACCCCACCGGTGCCGACGCGCGTTCCTGCGGAACCTGCGTCGTTCGTTCTTCGAGATCCGGCCGAGCACCACCTCCGCGTCGTCGTCGAAGTCCACCACGAAGTGCACGCGCATCGGCAGGACCAGCGCCGCGTCGGCGGGCATCCGCCGGGCCCGCGCCGCGCTCGTGCCGAGGATCGTGATGTCGGCGTCCGGCAGCCGGTCGGCCGACCTGAGGTCGCGGCCCCGCAGGGCGGCGGTGCGGCGTGCCGCCGTCCGCTCCCCGTCCGCGCCGCGGCGCTGTTCGGTGAAGTCGAGCGTGTAGGCCAGCCCCTCCGGCAGCCCGGAGTACGAGATCGACAGGCCGCCGAGATCCGAGCGTACGGCGGGGAACCGGGCCCAGTCCCTGGTGTCCCAGGCGACCCGGGCCGTGGTCAGCAGCGGGTGACCGCTGTTACGCCAGTGGTAGCCGGCGTGCAGGCGCAGCCGTCGAAGGAGGGGTACGCGGGCCGGGGCGGTCGTCTCAGACACGGGATCGGCTTTCCTCGTCATCGGATCGGTTCCTCGTCACTGCGCCGTGATCGCCCGGACAGGGCAGCGGCTCGCCGCCTCGCGCACCGCGCCGTGCAGCCCGGCGGGCGGCCGGTCGTCCAGCAGCACGACCCTGCCGTCGGCGTCGTCCTGGTCGAAGACCTCCGGCAGCGCTAGCGCACACTGCCCGGAGCCGACGCAGGCGTCACTGTCGACCTGGATTCGCACGCGTTCCCTCCTCGTCACCAGGTGACCGGCAGCTCGTGCACGCCGTAGACGCTGACGTTCGTCTTCAGCGGCACCTCGTCCGGTACGACGGCCAGCGCCAGCCGGGGGAAGCGCCGGAAGATCGCCGGCAGCGCGACGCGCATCTCCATCCGCACCAGGTTCTGCCCGAGGCACTGGTGGATGCCGTAGCCGAACGCCATGTGCCCGGCCGTCCGACGGTCGAAGTCCAGCCGGTCCGGCTCGGCGAACCAGCTCCGGTCCCGGTTCACCGCGGGCAGCGAGATCGTGATCGACTCGCCGGCCCGCAGCAGGTGCCCCTCGACCTCGACGTCCTCCAGCGGCGTTCGCGGCACTCCGAAGTGGAAGATCGTCAAATATCTGAGCAGCTCCTCCACCGCGTTGTCGACCAGCGTGGGCTCCGCCTGCAGCCGGGCCAGGTGCTCGGGGTGCGACAGCAGGGTGAAGACACTCAGCCCCAGCGAACCCGCGGTGGACTCGTGCCCCGCGGTCAGCAGCAGCACCCCGATCCCGGCGATCTCCTCGGTGCCGAGCGAGCCCTCCGCCGCCAGCATGCTCAACAGCCCGCCGGTGTCGGTGTCCCGGCCCACGACCAGTCGCCGCAGCAGCCCGTACAGCTCGTCCATCGCCCGCGAGGCGTCCTGCGCGCTGGCCTCCAGGCTGAACAGCGTCGCGCTGTTGCGCTGGAACTCCGCCCGGTCGCGGTACGGCACCCCGAGCAGCTCGCAGATCGCCAGCGACGGCACCGGCAGCGCGAACAGCGACACCAGGTCGGCCGGCGGCCCGTGCTTCTCCATGGCGGTGAGCTGGTCGTCGACGATCCGCTCCAGCAGCGGTCGCAGGTCCCTCATCCGTTTGGCGGTGAACTTCCCGGCCAGTTGCAGCCGCAGCCGGGTGTGCTCCGGCGCGTCCATGTCCACCAGCCAGCCGGGCAACGCCGGTGCGCCGAAGAACGGGTCCGCGCTCGGCCGCGCCACCGGCGCCCGCTTGAACTCCGACCGCGCGCTGAACCGCTGGTCGGACAGCAGCCTCCTGGCCAGTGCGTGACTGGTCACCAGCCAGCCGACGTGTCCGTCCGGGTAGACCATCGGCCTGATCGGCGTCTGCTCCCGGTACTCCGCCAGCTCGGCCGGCGGGTCGAACGGGGTGATCCGCGCCGTCGGCAACGGAACCGGCTTCATGCCCTCACCTCTTCCTTCACGAACGCGGCCAGCCGTCGTACCCCGGTGTCGATCTGGTCGGGGTCGAGGTAGCTGCAGGACAGGCGCAGCTGCCTCTCGCCCCCACCACCGAGGTAGAACTGGGCCATCGGGGTCCAGAGCACGCCGTACTTGCTCGCCGACCGCTCCAGCAGGTCGACGGTGACCGGGACCGGCAGGCGCATCCGGACGAAGAAGCCGCCGTGCGGCCGGTTCCACGCCAGCCGGTCCGAGCGCGCGTCACCGAGGTGCGCGTCGAGCGCCGTGACCAGGTGGTGCAGGTTGCGCCGGTAGAGCTCGGACTTGCGCCTGGAGAGCTCCAGCAGGGACCGGCCGTGCTCCAGCAACATGCCCCCGATCACCGCCTGGCACAGCGGTGAGGTGTTCACCGTGACCATGGTCTTGATCGTGGCGAGTTCGTCGGCGAGCACCTTTCCGCCGTCGCCCACGCGCTGGTCCGCGAGCACGTACCCGACCCGCGCGCCGGGGAAGGCCACCTTGGCGAAGGTGCCGATGTGGATGACCCGCCCGCCCTCGTCCAGCGCCTTGAGCGGCGGCAGGTGCTCGTCGGACGGCGCGGTGAACGCGTACGCGTCGTCCTCCAGCACGAAGAAGTCCTCCCGCGCGGCGAGCGCCAGCAGCTCCCGCCGGGCGGCCAGGGTCATCCGGCTGCCGCCGGGGTTGGAGAAGTCCGGGGCGACGTAGCACGCCCGGATCCGTCGGCCCGCCCGCCGGGCCTGCCGACAGGCGGTCGCGAGCGCGTCGAGATCGATGCCGGCCGGGGTCTCCCCGATCGCGAGGCGCTCGATGTCGAGCAGCCGCGCGGCCCCGGTCATCCCGACGAAGCAGGGGTCGACCACCGCGAGCACGTCGCGGTCGGAGCGGAACAGGGCGCGCAGCACCAGGAGCATGCCCTCCTGCGCCCCCACGGTGATCACGATCGCGTCCGGGTCGACGTCGATGCCGTGGTCCCGGGCCAGTGCGTCGCCGACGATGCCGTTGATGATCCCCCGGCCGGGGCCGTACTCGTAGAGCAGCCGTTGCGCCTGGGCGGGGGTGCGGCCCTCGTCCCGCAGGTGGGTCAGGAAACGTTCGGTGTACCGCTGGATGTCGATCTCGGTGAGGAAGTCCGGGTGCGGTGCGCCGGGCGCGAAGGAGATCGCGTCCGGGAACCGGCCCATCACCTCGTTGAGGAAGCCGATCGACCCCAGCAGCGGATCCCGTAGCGACGGGTGCAGGGAGTCCTGGTCGAGCCACGCGGCGCTCATCGGCGCGCTCCCGAGCGCTGCCAACGCCGCTCGACCTTGGCCAGGACGTCGTCGCTGTAGGCTCTGCGCACCTGGGCGTACGCGAACTCGGCCAGATACTCCCGGAACACGTCCAGCGGCTCCTCCGCGAGCACGAGCATCCGCCGGTTGGCGGCCACGGCCGGTGCGCCGAGTTCCCGCACCGCGCGGTCGATCGCGTCGGGCATGTCCTGTGGTTCGACGACCTCGTCGCAGATCAGCCGGCCCTCCGCGCTCGCCACCGGGATGCTCCGCCCGCCCAGGACCACCTGCCGGGCGAGCCGCGCCCCGGTGAGCCGGGTGAGCCGGAGGTTGCCCAGCCCCGGCACGATGCCCTCCTCGGCCGCGGGCAGGCTGACGTAGGCGTCGCGTTCGGCGATCACCCGGTCGAGGACGAGCAGCAGCTGCATGCCACCACCGATGGCGAACGAGTCGACCGCGCCGATCCACGGTTTCGCGACCGTACGGTCCGACCAGGGACCGGCCGCCACGTCGACCAGCAGGCCCCGGCACATCTTGTTGAGGTAGCCGAGTTCCCGGCCCAGCAGGAACTCCAGCAGCGGGATCGCGCCGTTGCGCAGGTCCTTGAGGTTGATGCCCGCGCTGAACACCCGCCGCCCCCGGTAGCGGGGGTGGTCCACCTCCCCGCCCCGCAGCACCCCGACGCGCACCTGGTCGTCCAGCAGCGCCAGGTCGACGGCCGTCTCCAGGTCGGCGATCAGGCCGGTGTCCTCCGCGTTCAGGCAGTGGGCGTTGCGGAAGGTCACCTCGGCGGCGTGCCCCCGGCGTTCGACCAGCACGGTGTCCAGCTCGGCCACGCCCGTCCGCCGGAAGTCGGCGAGCAGCCCGAGCGCCCGCGGGGTGGGCATCAGCATCGCGTCGATCAGGTGCCGCCCGGCCGTGGCCGACCGCAGCACCGCGGCGCAGAAGATACCCTGGTCGATCTCCCGGCCCTCCTTCTCCGCCTGCACGTGTCGTCGTTCGGCGTCCATCTGGGCGGCCGACGGCACGAGCCCGGGAAACCGCTCGGCCGCGGCCCGCACGAGTGCGGGCAGCCGGGGATAGCGGGTGCGGCCGTCGGTGAGCAGGTCGTACACGGCGTCCACGTGCCGGGCGAGGAACGCGTGGCGGGCCGCCCGGCAGGCGGCGTGGATCCGGTCCGCGGCCTGCCGCTGCGGGCCGTCGCGCGCGGCCTTCGGGGGCAGCCCGGCCAGTGTCTCCTCGCCCGCGGCGACGTACCCGGCCAGTTCCCGCGCGTCGTCGTCGAGCACGCCGGAGAGGACCGGGGCCGCCGCCTCCCGCACCGGGGCACCGGTCGTGGTCACGAAGCGGCCCCTACCGCCAGCCTGCGCAGTTCACGGTCGCACGCGGCCAGGTGCACGCCGAGCGCGTCGTCGTACTCGGCGGCGGACGCTTCGAGCAGCAGTTGCCGGCGCACCGCGAGTTCCTGGTCGGACACCCGGCCCATCAACACGGTCGCGGTGTGCACGGCGTCGTCGAGGTCCTCGCTGACCTGGTCGACCAGGCCGAGTTCGGAGGCCTTCGCCACCGAGATGTCCATCCCCCAGATCACGATCTGGCGGGCCCTGGCCACCCCGAGGTTCTGGACCAGCCGGTAGACCGACATGCCCGGCCAGAAGTGCCCGTCGTTGACGGGCAGCAGGAGCACCAGGTCCGGTGCGCCGATGCGGAAGTCGACCGCCAGCAGCAGGTCCAGCGCGGGACCGCCACACGGACCGCTGGCCGCCACGACGTTCGCCGCCGGCAGCCGTTCGAGCCTGCGGACCGCCCGTTCCCACCGGTTGACGTCGCGGATCCCGACCTCGCCCGGCCACACCCGGCTCTGCGCCGCCGTGCCGTCCAGCCGCAGCACGACGACCGTCCGTCCGACGCGTTTCTCCACCTGCTCGCAGATCGCGTTCACGGAGTCGGTCAGTTCGGCGAGCGGTCGTGTCACGTCGACCGTCAGTACGAGCGCGAGCCCGCCGGAGACGCCTGTCAATTCGAGGTGCCTGCTCATCGTGGCGGTCTCCCCTTCCGTCACCAGGCCACCAGGGCCATTTCGATAGTTGATCCCGGTCCCATCGTCATGAGGACGCCGAATTCGCCGGGCACCGCGCTCTGCTCGGCGAGCAGACGCTGGTAGGAGAAGAGGAAGGACCCGCTCGACAGATTCCCGTGCTCCCGCAGGACGCCGGTCGTGTGCCGTACGTCGTGGCGGGACAGGCCGAGATTCGCACGCACGGAGTCGATCACCTTCTTGCCACCGGAATGGATGATCCAGTGCGATATGTCGGAGCGGTGCAGGTCCGTCCCGTCGAGCAGCTTTCCGAGCGCGAGTTCGGCGTGCGCGCCGACCACGTACGGCACGTCCTGGTCGAGCCGGAAACTGAACTTGCCGTGGTCGTCGTCCCAGTCGTACCGCATCGCGTCGATGGCGTCGGGGATGATGCAGCTGGAGAAGCGCAGGAGCGCGGTGCCCCGGGGGACGTCGCCGTCCGGCCGGCGGACCGCCACCGCCGCAGCACCGTCGCCGAACAGGCTGTTGACCACCGACGAACGCATCGTTCCGTCGAAGACGTACGCCGCCGAACACGCCTCGATGCAGACCATGAGCGCCAACTCGCCCGGGTGTGCCCCGGCCCAGCCGGCGACGGCGGTCAGGCCGTTCAGGCCGGCGTTGCACCCCATGCCCACCACGTCGAGCCGCGAGCAGTGCACGCTGAGGCCGAGCTCTTTGATCAGCAGGGCGGAGAATCCGGGCGTGATGAATCCCGTCGAGGAGACGCAGCACAGGTAGCCCACGTCGGACGGCGTCGCGCCCGCGGCATCCAGGCACGACGCGACGGCTCTCGTGCCCAGGGCGAGACCGTTGGTGACGTGTTTGCGCAGCAGGTCGCCCTGGCTCTCCACACACCGCGAGCCGTCGGGTCCGAGCGGCGGCAGCGTGAGCCCCCGGCGGTCGATCGCGCTGTTGAGGAAGACCGACCGGATCCGCGGGTCGGTGATGCGGAATTCGTCGAGCAGCTCCCGCTGGCTGTATGACGTCGCCGGTACCGCGGTGCCGACGCCGACAATGCGCGGGGCATCGACCCGCTTCTTCACCCCGAGCCGCATGGACCTATTCCTTCCCGTGAAAGTCGAGCCGACTAGACTCGCTGCCATGTCCCCTGGAGTGCGTTACGAAAAGAACGGTCATGTGGCCGTCGTGACCCTCGACCGGCCTGAGGTGCTCAATGCGATGGACCTGCGCATGCACCAGGAACTGGCGCGGGTCTGGGACGATTTCGAGGCCGATGACGACCTGTGGGTGGCCGTGCTCACCGGCGCGGGCGACCGAGCCTTCTCCGTCGGCCAGGACCTCAAGGAGCTGGCCGGACGGGTGCGGGCGGGCACCGCGGGCACGGCGACCTTCGGCAGTCGGGGCAAGCCCGGCTGGCCCCGGCTCACCGAGCGGTTCGACCTGGCCAAGCCGGTCGTCGCCAAGGTACGCGGGTACGCGATGGGCGGCGGCTTCGAGCTCGCGCTGGCCTGCGACCTCGTGATCGCGTCGACCGATGCCACGTTCGCGCTGCCGGAGGCCCGGCTGGGTCTGATGGCGGGCGCGGGCGGCGTGTTCCGGTTGACCAGGCAGCTGCCCTGGCGTACCGCGATGGGGCAGCTGCTCACCGGCAGGTCGATGACCGCCCGGCGGGCCTTCGAACTCGGCCTGGTCAACGAGGTGGTGCCCGCCGACGAGCTCGACGCCTGCGTCGACGGGTGG
Above is a window of Micromonospora rifamycinica DNA encoding:
- a CDS encoding cytochrome P450 encodes the protein MKPVPLPTARITPFDPPAELAEYREQTPIRPMVYPDGHVGWLVTSHALARRLLSDQRFSARSEFKRAPVARPSADPFFGAPALPGWLVDMDAPEHTRLRLQLAGKFTAKRMRDLRPLLERIVDDQLTAMEKHGPPADLVSLFALPVPSLAICELLGVPYRDRAEFQRNSATLFSLEASAQDASRAMDELYGLLRRLVVGRDTDTGGLLSMLAAEGSLGTEEIAGIGVLLLTAGHESTAGSLGLSVFTLLSHPEHLARLQAEPTLVDNAVEELLRYLTIFHFGVPRTPLEDVEVEGHLLRAGESITISLPAVNRDRSWFAEPDRLDFDRRTAGHMAFGYGIHQCLGQNLVRMEMRVALPAIFRRFPRLALAVVPDEVPLKTNVSVYGVHELPVTW
- the dpgD gene encoding enoyl-CoA-hydratase DpgD, giving the protein MSPGVRYEKNGHVAVVTLDRPEVLNAMDLRMHQELARVWDDFEADDDLWVAVLTGAGDRAFSVGQDLKELAGRVRAGTAGTATFGSRGKPGWPRLTERFDLAKPVVAKVRGYAMGGGFELALACDLVIASTDATFALPEARLGLMAGAGGVFRLTRQLPWRTAMGQLLTGRSMTARRAFELGLVNEVVPADELDACVDGWVADILRCAPLSVRAIKEAATKSLTMPLETAFSTRFPREEQRMQSMDAVEGPLAFVEKREPRWQGR
- a CDS encoding ferredoxin: MRIQVDSDACVGSGQCALALPEVFDQDDADGRVVLLDDRPPAGLHGAVREAASRCPVRAITAQ
- the dpgC gene encoding (3,5-dihydroxyphenyl)acetyl-CoA 1,2-dioxygenase DpgC produces the protein MTTTGAPVREAAAPVLSGVLDDDARELAGYVAAGEETLAGLPPKAARDGPQRQAADRIHAACRAARHAFLARHVDAVYDLLTDGRTRYPRLPALVRAAAERFPGLVPSAAQMDAERRHVQAEKEGREIDQGIFCAAVLRSATAGRHLIDAMLMPTPRALGLLADFRRTGVAELDTVLVERRGHAAEVTFRNAHCLNAEDTGLIADLETAVDLALLDDQVRVGVLRGGEVDHPRYRGRRVFSAGINLKDLRNGAIPLLEFLLGRELGYLNKMCRGLLVDVAAGPWSDRTVAKPWIGAVDSFAIGGGMQLLLVLDRVIAERDAYVSLPAAEEGIVPGLGNLRLTRLTGARLARQVVLGGRSIPVASAEGRLICDEVVEPQDMPDAIDRAVRELGAPAVAANRRMLVLAEEPLDVFREYLAEFAYAQVRRAYSDDVLAKVERRWQRSGARR
- the dpgA gene encoding 3,5-dihydroxyphenylacetyl-CoA synthase DpgA, yielding MAASLVGSTFTGRNRSMRLGVKKRVDAPRIVGVGTAVPATSYSQRELLDEFRITDPRIRSVFLNSAIDRRGLTLPPLGPDGSRCVESQGDLLRKHVTNGLALGTRAVASCLDAAGATPSDVGYLCCVSSTGFITPGFSALLIKELGLSVHCSRLDVVGMGCNAGLNGLTAVAGWAGAHPGELALMVCIEACSAAYVFDGTMRSSVVNSLFGDGAAAVAVRRPDGDVPRGTALLRFSSCIIPDAIDAMRYDWDDDHGKFSFRLDQDVPYVVGAHAELALGKLLDGTDLHRSDISHWIIHSGGKKVIDSVRANLGLSRHDVRHTTGVLREHGNLSSGSFLFSYQRLLAEQSAVPGEFGVLMTMGPGSTIEMALVAW
- a CDS encoding aminotransferase-like domain-containing protein; amino-acid sequence: MSAAWLDQDSLHPSLRDPLLGSIGFLNEVMGRFPDAISFAPGAPHPDFLTEIDIQRYTERFLTHLRDEGRTPAQAQRLLYEYGPGRGIINGIVGDALARDHGIDVDPDAIVITVGAQEGMLLVLRALFRSDRDVLAVVDPCFVGMTGAARLLDIERLAIGETPAGIDLDALATACRQARRAGRRIRACYVAPDFSNPGGSRMTLAARRELLALAAREDFFVLEDDAYAFTAPSDEHLPPLKALDEGGRVIHIGTFAKVAFPGARVGYVLADQRVGDGGKVLADELATIKTMVTVNTSPLCQAVIGGMLLEHGRSLLELSRRKSELYRRNLHHLVTALDAHLGDARSDRLAWNRPHGGFFVRMRLPVPVTVDLLERSASKYGVLWTPMAQFYLGGGGERQLRLSCSYLDPDQIDTGVRRLAAFVKEEVRA
- the dpgB gene encoding enoyl-CoA-hydratase DpgB — protein: MSRHLELTGVSGGLALVLTVDVTRPLAELTDSVNAICEQVEKRVGRTVVVLRLDGTAAQSRVWPGEVGIRDVNRWERAVRRLERLPAANVVAASGPCGGPALDLLLAVDFRIGAPDLVLLLPVNDGHFWPGMSVYRLVQNLGVARARQIVIWGMDISVAKASELGLVDQVSEDLDDAVHTATVLMGRVSDQELAVRRQLLLEASAAEYDDALGVHLAACDRELRRLAVGAAS
- a CDS encoding GNAT family N-acetyltransferase is translated as MSETTAPARVPLLRRLRLHAGYHWRNSGHPLLTTARVAWDTRDWARFPAVRSDLGGLSISYSGLPEGLAYTLDFTEQRRGADGERTAARRTAALRGRDLRSADRLPDADITILGTSAARARRMPADAALVLPMRVHFVVDFDDDAEVVLGRISKNERRRFRRNARRHRWGSEIVRDAAWFDHFYEHYYSATMHNRHGARQRTESRESAYECLFRTGRLFVLTEDGERIAGRLCHWNPATGVLTSRLVGVRDGADVHYANGVIKAMNVLFIEWAAANGVRQLDFQGTEPFLSKGTYQSKRLIGTRVVLPPNHFGGKRLWLRVRRDTPAVRDFLVANPFVAETEQGFLEAVYFHDARRPPRLDYPANSPGVRGARHVDLDEFLAAVPEGSSTRSVTA